Proteins encoded by one window of Chromobacterium violaceum ATCC 12472:
- a CDS encoding alpha/beta fold hydrolase translates to MTPSSSQYLTLNRRRHHLRRWGPEHAPLLILLHGWMDSSATFQFMVDALSSEWQVVAPDWRGFGDSQWNDGSYYFPDYLADLDDLLRQLSPGRPVNLLGHSMGAMIAGIYAGVCPQRIEKLVLAEGFGLNPTRPSEAPGRYGRWLRETSQSIGFEPMASLEQAANKLVARNPMLTPERARWLAAELTRPVDGGFVYRADPRHKMVNPVLYRLEEAMACWRRITAPVLWLLGEHPFDHPIVNDVLATLDQRRACFSRLSEATVAGAGHMLQWEQPESMAAMLESFLLDDETP, encoded by the coding sequence ATGACCCCTTCCTCCAGCCAGTATCTGACGCTCAACCGGCGCCGCCATCACCTGCGCCGATGGGGCCCCGAGCACGCGCCGCTTCTGATATTGCTTCATGGCTGGATGGATAGCTCAGCCACCTTTCAATTCATGGTGGACGCGCTCTCCAGCGAATGGCAGGTGGTGGCGCCGGACTGGCGCGGTTTCGGCGACAGCCAGTGGAACGATGGCAGTTACTATTTTCCCGATTACCTCGCCGATCTGGACGACTTGCTGCGCCAGCTGTCGCCCGGGCGTCCGGTGAATCTGCTGGGCCACAGCATGGGCGCGATGATCGCCGGCATCTACGCCGGCGTCTGTCCGCAGAGGATAGAAAAGCTGGTGCTGGCGGAAGGTTTCGGCCTCAATCCGACCCGACCGTCCGAGGCCCCCGGCCGCTATGGCCGTTGGCTGAGGGAAACCAGCCAATCCATCGGCTTCGAGCCGATGGCAAGCCTGGAACAGGCGGCGAACAAGCTGGTCGCGCGCAACCCGATGCTGACGCCCGAACGGGCACGCTGGCTGGCCGCCGAGCTGACCCGCCCTGTCGATGGCGGCTTCGTCTACCGCGCCGATCCCCGCCACAAGATGGTCAATCCGGTCTTGTACCGGCTGGAGGAAGCGATGGCCTGCTGGCGCCGCATCACCGCGCCGGTGCTATGGCTGCTGGGCGAGCACCCGTTCGACCACCCCATCGTCAACGACGTGCTGGCCACGCTGGACCAGCGCCGCGCCTGCTTCTCCCGTCTCAGCGAGGCGACGGTGG